A window of the Salvelinus alpinus chromosome 3, SLU_Salpinus.1, whole genome shotgun sequence genome harbors these coding sequences:
- the LOC139571202 gene encoding uncharacterized protein: MNGPKRTWQQVKIKYKNILQNAVKKNTHRQGMGGGSPKADLTPAEDMALELNKGRPVLEGIPGGKETSIGSSQDATRFIQVSGSTVFLLEPPAQAPDDADPGEGPSAAATAHDGDDDEEETISLDSRRHEDPDAIQWENQPGNISSQAIRKLYGNHLRRQIELADIDIQYKKKKMENLALESEIKKRTIRKLDLEIKKLERELQEDDTAQNKN, encoded by the exons atgaacgggccaaaacggacatggcagcaggtcaaaatcaaatacaagaacattctgcagaatg cagtgaaaaagaatacccacagacaaggcatgggtggtgggtcaccaaaggctgaccttaccccagcagaggacatggccttggagctaaataaaggcaggcccgtcttagaggggatccctggggggaaagagacgagcataggttcctcccaagatgccacccgcttcattcaag tgtctggcagcactgtgttcctgttagagccaccagcacaagcaccagacgatgctgatcca ggtgaaggccccagtgcagcagcaacagcacatgatggagacgatgatgaggaggagaccatctctctggattccagaaggcatgag gacccagatgctatacagtgggaaaaccagcctggcaacata agctcacaagctatcagaaagttgtatggcaaccacctccggcgccaaatagaactggcagacatagacattcagtacaagaagaaaaagatggaaaatcttgcactggagtccgaaataaaaaagaggacaattaggaaactggaccttgaaataaaaaaacttgagagggag ctccaagaagatgacacagctcaaaataaaaattag